In Candidatus Hadarchaeales archaeon, one DNA window encodes the following:
- a CDS encoding 4Fe-4S binding protein — protein sequence MPPKIDTEKCTGCGECVNACPVNVLEVNNKKAKVAKPEDCVDCRACEAVCTTGAITFPE from the coding sequence ATGCCGCCCAAGATAGACACCGAAAAGTGCACTGGTTGCGGGGAATGCGTCAACGCCTGCCCCGTGAACGTGTTGGAAGTGAATAACAAGAAAGCCAAGGTAGCGAAACCCGAGGACTGCGTGGATTGCCGGGCTTGTGAGGCCGTCTGCACCACAGGCGCCATCACCTTCCCAGAATGA